In Streptococcus uberis, a single window of DNA contains:
- a CDS encoding FAD-binding oxidoreductase — MIKKLTGNVGLAWLTILFVIPLPFLYTLKTGLTGIHANSSLGILLGALAYVWMLVSIYIGTKPKWLDRLIGLPSAFMIHGMISLLAILLAFLHKELDPSAGFIKWTGDVAFVIFLGLAAYSMIFMAGWLTTRIPLLQEIKNFLEKLFKHEISVWLHRLNLIATLLVFIHMQLIDYIFAIKSFMALIWLATCFVFASYLLFHFKPNAHGIAAELVSNTEVAPNVRELIVQLPRKSRMKFQAGDFAFISFPDISGMSEPHPFSLLNAPDKSKELRFAIRGDGDFTRQLAHIPNHSPIRVDGAYGKYQQVIKRFKPKELIVIGGGIGVVPLFSIVDGNPDIPTQFYYTVKDESQFLYLDKFKDWASRCHFKGRYQVGRFSDELILSQLPDKQDYIVLLGGPISMGRHWKKVFENYGLDPERVYFEEFSW, encoded by the coding sequence ATGATTAAAAAATTAACAGGAAATGTAGGTCTAGCTTGGTTGACCATTTTATTTGTCATTCCGCTGCCATTTCTATACACCTTAAAAACAGGATTAACGGGTATCCATGCTAATAGTAGTTTGGGCATTTTACTAGGTGCCCTTGCTTATGTTTGGATGTTAGTATCCATTTATATTGGAACAAAACCTAAGTGGTTGGATCGTCTGATTGGTTTACCAAGTGCTTTTATGATTCATGGTATGATTAGCTTATTAGCTATTTTACTTGCTTTTTTACATAAAGAACTCGATCCTTCAGCTGGTTTTATTAAATGGACTGGTGATGTAGCCTTTGTGATTTTTCTTGGGCTAGCTGCCTATTCCATGATTTTTATGGCTGGTTGGTTAACTACTAGAATTCCACTTTTACAAGAGATAAAGAATTTTTTAGAGAAACTATTCAAACATGAAATTTCTGTTTGGTTACACCGTCTTAATCTAATAGCTACTTTGCTAGTCTTTATTCATATGCAACTTATTGATTACATTTTTGCTATTAAGTCATTTATGGCTTTGATTTGGTTAGCAACTTGTTTTGTCTTTGCCAGTTACTTGCTCTTTCATTTTAAACCTAATGCACATGGGATTGCTGCCGAACTTGTTTCAAACACAGAAGTAGCTCCTAATGTCAGAGAGCTTATTGTTCAATTACCTCGTAAATCACGGATGAAGTTTCAAGCTGGTGATTTTGCCTTTATTTCTTTCCCTGATATTTCAGGAATGTCTGAACCCCATCCTTTTTCTCTATTGAATGCTCCTGATAAAAGCAAAGAGCTACGCTTTGCCATTAGAGGAGATGGTGATTTTACACGCCAATTGGCTCATATTCCAAATCATAGTCCTATTCGGGTGGATGGCGCTTATGGAAAATATCAACAGGTCATCAAGCGCTTTAAGCCTAAAGAACTAATTGTTATTGGTGGTGGTATAGGTGTGGTTCCTCTTTTTTCTATTGTTGATGGGAATCCTGATATACCGACACAGTTTTATTATACGGTTAAAGATGAGAGTCAGTTTCTTTACTTAGATAAATTCAAGGACTGGGCAAGCCGCTGCCATTTCAAAGGGAGATACCAAGTTGGTCGTTTTTCAGATGAGCTTATTTTGTCCCAACTTCCTGATAAGCAAGATTACATTGTCTTATTAGGTGGTCCTATTTCAATGGGAAGGCATTGGAAGAAAGTTTTTGAAAACTATGGATTAGATCCTGAACGGGTTTATTTCGAAGAGTTTTCATGGTAA
- a CDS encoding DUF5960 family protein → MASHTFNQNKYQFDFFSKSYRMFESDFYKYSALHIPLTFLTDDILLTMGQSQLPFFKLNKENAIDQKDHYFCFELTPNGKNSEISIYNYIGVRQALPEEHLKMIKSIYKK, encoded by the coding sequence ATGGCTAGTCATACCTTTAATCAAAATAAGTATCAATTTGATTTTTTTAGTAAAAGTTATCGTATGTTTGAAAGTGACTTTTATAAATATTCCGCCCTTCATATTCCACTTACCTTTTTAACAGATGATATTCTCTTAACAATGGGCCAATCTCAATTACCCTTTTTTAAATTAAACAAAGAAAATGCTATTGACCAGAAAGACCACTACTTTTGTTTTGAACTGACTCCCAATGGGAAAAATTCGGAAATCAGCATTTACAACTATATTGGCGTTCGTCAGGCCCTACCAGAAGAGCATTTAAAAATGATAAAGAGCATTTACAAGAAGTAA
- a CDS encoding Y-family DNA polymerase, which produces MSYIDYSREPRSDIAFVDMKSFYASIECIDRGLSPLRTSLCVMSRADNSNGLILASSPTFKRVFGKSNVGRSYDLPFNIHTRRFNYRVAQREGWKVTTDFVNYIESWAKHTLIVSPRMDRYIEKNLQIQHIFHEFASPKDILTYSIDESFLDLSSSINYFIPSNELTRKEKLDALADRIQYHIWKETGIISTIGLSNSNPLLAKLALDNDAKYAEKMRANWSYDDVEEKVWQIKQLTDFWGIGPRMAKRLQKLGIFTIKALANSNPDLLKKELGIIGLQLWFHANGVDESNVHQPYIPKARGIGNSQILPRDYILQSDIELVLKEMAEHVARRLRRKQKKATTVALFVGYSKGQRGKPINAQMKIDPASSNKIISQTVIMLFRKHYKGHIVRQIGVRCDDLVDQSLEVFSLFDDYDQKEKENQLEATIDTIRDQFGVLSLQKASSLLEASRVAERSQLIGGHSASNVKERKKSYD; this is translated from the coding sequence ATGTCTTACATTGATTATTCACGTGAACCAAGGTCAGATATTGCCTTTGTGGATATGAAATCATTTTATGCAAGCATCGAGTGTATTGATCGCGGCTTAAGCCCCTTACGCACCTCACTCTGTGTGATGAGTCGAGCAGATAATAGCAATGGACTCATTTTAGCCTCTTCTCCTACTTTTAAACGTGTTTTTGGCAAATCAAATGTTGGTCGCTCCTATGATTTGCCTTTTAATATCCATACAAGACGGTTCAACTATCGAGTCGCTCAAAGAGAAGGCTGGAAGGTTACAACTGACTTTGTTAACTATATTGAATCTTGGGCAAAACATACACTTATCGTCTCTCCTAGGATGGACCGATACATTGAAAAAAATCTCCAAATTCAACATATTTTCCATGAGTTTGCTTCCCCCAAAGATATCCTTACTTATTCCATTGATGAAAGTTTTCTGGATTTAAGTTCTTCTATTAATTATTTTATTCCAAGTAATGAGCTTACGCGAAAAGAAAAATTAGATGCATTAGCAGATCGCATCCAATACCATATTTGGAAAGAAACAGGAATCATATCAACTATTGGGCTTAGCAATTCTAACCCTTTACTAGCCAAGTTAGCCCTCGATAATGACGCTAAATACGCCGAAAAGATGCGCGCTAATTGGTCTTATGATGACGTGGAAGAAAAGGTTTGGCAGATTAAACAGCTAACTGATTTTTGGGGAATTGGTCCTAGGATGGCCAAACGACTTCAAAAACTTGGGATTTTTACTATCAAAGCATTAGCCAATTCTAATCCTGACCTGTTGAAAAAAGAATTGGGTATTATTGGTTTGCAACTTTGGTTTCATGCCAATGGTGTTGATGAGAGTAATGTCCATCAACCTTATATACCCAAAGCAAGGGGAATTGGTAACTCACAAATTTTACCAAGAGATTATATTCTCCAATCCGATATTGAATTGGTTTTGAAGGAAATGGCTGAGCATGTCGCAAGAAGATTACGGCGAAAACAAAAAAAGGCAACAACAGTTGCACTCTTTGTAGGATACTCCAAAGGGCAACGCGGTAAACCAATCAATGCACAAATGAAAATCGATCCTGCTTCTAGCAATAAAATCATCAGCCAAACAGTAATCATGCTTTTTAGAAAGCACTATAAAGGTCATATTGTCCGACAAATCGGTGTGAGGTGTGATGACTTAGTAGACCAATCCCTAGAAGTCTTCTCTTTATTTGATGACTATGATCAAAAAGAAAAAGAAAATCAGCTAGAAGCTACCATTGACACCATTAGGGACCAGTTTGGTGTCCTATCGCTACAAAAAGCAAGTTCACTCTTAGAAGCTTCACGCGTCGCAGAACGTAGCCAATTAATTGGAGGACATTCTGCCAGTAATGTTAAAGAAAGGAAAAAGTCTTATGATTGA
- a CDS encoding LexA family transcriptional regulator, whose protein sequence is MFSGKQLKTIRQKHQMSQESLGQKLGVNKMTISNWEKGKNVPNQKHLNQLLEIFHLDADSFNPYQAIILPYKQLTSLNQEKVVTYSKELLEEQNKIVQLSQSQKKLYVYRVYESLSAGTGFSYFGDGNYDEVFYDEQLDYDFASWVFGDSMEPTYLNGEVVLIKQEGFDYDGAIYAVEWDGQTYIKKVYREEDGLRLVSLNKKYSDKFAPFDENPRIIGKIIANFMPLEV, encoded by the coding sequence ATGTTCTCAGGAAAACAATTAAAAACGATTCGACAAAAACACCAAATGAGTCAAGAAAGTCTTGGGCAAAAACTTGGTGTCAATAAAATGACAATCTCTAACTGGGAAAAGGGGAAAAATGTTCCAAATCAGAAGCATCTTAATCAGCTATTAGAGATTTTTCACCTTGATGCTGATAGCTTCAATCCTTATCAAGCTATTATCCTTCCTTATAAACAACTAACATCTCTAAATCAAGAAAAAGTTGTTACCTATTCAAAAGAATTATTAGAGGAACAAAACAAGATTGTCCAACTATCGCAAAGTCAGAAAAAACTCTATGTTTATCGTGTTTACGAAAGTTTATCAGCCGGTACTGGTTTCTCTTATTTTGGCGACGGTAATTATGACGAAGTCTTCTATGATGAACAATTGGATTATGATTTTGCTTCATGGGTCTTCGGTGACTCCATGGAACCAACTTATTTAAATGGTGAAGTTGTTTTAATCAAACAAGAAGGTTTTGATTACGATGGAGCAATCTATGCTGTCGAGTGGGATGGACAAACTTACATTAAGAAGGTTTACCGTGAAGAAGATGGCCTACGTCTGGTTTCTTTAAATAAAAAGTACTCAGATAAGTTTGCACCATTTGACGAGAATCCACGTATCATCGGTAAAATCATTGCAAACTTTATGCCTTTGGAGGTCTAA
- a CDS encoding Gfo/Idh/MocA family oxidoreductase translates to MLTIAYIGNGKSANRYHMPFATQLEDIKIKTIYSPAPSPWEPIPGVIYTDKIEDVLEDPEIQLVILSIPPSAHYSVAKQCLLAGKNTLVEKPFTETAEEARELFAIANEKGLFLQAYQNRRFDSDFLTVQKVIDSGVLGDILEVEMHFDYFRPEIPESTTEYSINTSYLYGHACHTIDQVISYFGMPEKVHYDVRQLLGKGRMNDYFDLDFYYGPKKVSIKSSYFRIKERPSFVVYGKKGMFVKATKDRQEDDLKRFYMPTNPDFGMDSPEHYGTLTYVDDNGVYHEEKVISEVGNYARMYQAIHDSIILGKEKIVKDEETIRQIEIIEEGIRHMNQD, encoded by the coding sequence ATGTTAACAATTGCCTATATTGGAAATGGTAAAAGTGCTAATCGTTACCACATGCCTTTTGCAACACAATTGGAAGATATCAAAATAAAAACGATTTACTCTCCAGCACCTAGTCCCTGGGAACCAATTCCAGGAGTCATTTATACAGATAAAATTGAGGATGTCTTGGAAGATCCAGAAATTCAATTGGTTATTCTCTCAATCCCTCCGTCAGCACATTACAGTGTTGCAAAGCAATGTTTATTAGCTGGAAAAAATACCCTAGTTGAGAAACCTTTCACTGAAACAGCTGAAGAAGCTAGAGAGCTATTTGCTATTGCCAATGAAAAAGGTCTCTTCCTTCAAGCCTATCAAAACCGTCGTTTTGATTCCGATTTCTTGACTGTTCAAAAAGTGATTGATAGTGGCGTTTTGGGAGATATTTTAGAAGTAGAAATGCATTTTGATTATTTCCGTCCAGAAATTCCAGAAAGCACCACAGAATATTCAATCAACACAAGTTATCTCTATGGTCACGCTTGTCATACTATTGACCAAGTTATTTCATACTTTGGAATGCCAGAAAAAGTCCATTACGATGTGCGTCAATTACTAGGTAAAGGACGCATGAATGACTATTTTGATTTAGATTTCTACTATGGACCTAAAAAAGTTTCCATTAAGTCAAGTTATTTCCGTATTAAAGAACGTCCAAGTTTTGTTGTTTATGGTAAAAAAGGGATGTTTGTAAAAGCTACTAAAGACCGTCAGGAAGATGATTTAAAACGTTTTTACATGCCAACAAATCCTGATTTTGGAATGGATAGTCCAGAACACTACGGCACTCTAACTTATGTAGATGATAATGGCGTTTATCATGAAGAAAAAGTTATCTCAGAAGTTGGTAACTATGCTCGGATGTATCAAGCTATTCATGATAGCATTATTCTTGGAAAAGAAAAAATCGTTAAAGACGAAGAAACCATTCGCCAGATTGAAATTATCGAAGAAGGTATCCGCCATATGAATCAAGATTAA
- a CDS encoding DUF1801 domain-containing protein has translation MQYQADTIEDYLEALPEERRHVMNQLRRVIKNNLPDDYEEKIQYNMISYVVPRQVFPDGYHCNPDDDLSFITIGSQKNHIAIYHNGIYLFETIREWFLQEYPKHLKTKPDVGKSCIRFKNMKTIPYDLIGQLCRKVSQEDFIKTYLENRPN, from the coding sequence ATGCAATACCAAGCAGACACTATTGAAGACTATTTAGAGGCTTTACCTGAAGAACGCAGACATGTGATGAACCAGTTGCGTCGTGTCATAAAAAACAATCTTCCTGATGATTATGAAGAGAAAATACAATATAACATGATATCTTATGTGGTGCCAAGGCAAGTTTTTCCAGATGGCTACCATTGCAATCCAGATGATGACCTGTCATTCATTACCATTGGATCGCAAAAAAATCATATTGCAATCTATCACAACGGTATTTACCTCTTTGAGACTATTAGAGAGTGGTTTTTACAGGAATATCCTAAACATTTGAAAACCAAACCTGACGTTGGAAAATCTTGCATTCGTTTTAAAAATATGAAAACTATTCCATATGATTTAATTGGTCAACTCTGCCGAAAGGTCAGTCAGGAAGACTTCATCAAAACATACTTAGAGAACAGACCTAACTAA
- a CDS encoding aldo/keto reductase — protein MSKNILLNDGNSIPSIGFGVFQIPADGSTYNAVCEALKVGYRHIDTAAAYMNEAEVGKAVRDSGLPREEIFITSKLWIQDFGYEAARKGIATSLEKLGMDYIDLYLLHQPYGDVLGAWKALEEAKAKGLLKSIGISNMTPRFYKEFVPQFTNKPAVNQVECNPYFQQKALREVMAADDVKIECWAPLGQGNPELFKEPVLVDLASKYKKDVGQIILAFEVQEGFIVLPKSVTPSRIASNLDIDDIKLTEEEMEAIRALDKGKGKHDPDAPGVGEYLLEHYKIHD, from the coding sequence ATGTCAAAAAATATCTTATTAAACGACGGTAATAGCATTCCAAGTATTGGTTTTGGGGTTTTTCAAATTCCTGCTGATGGTTCAACGTACAATGCTGTCTGTGAGGCTTTAAAAGTTGGTTATCGACATATTGACACTGCTGCGGCCTATATGAATGAAGCGGAAGTGGGGAAAGCTGTGCGCGATAGCGGCCTTCCTCGAGAAGAAATCTTCATCACGAGCAAATTATGGATTCAAGACTTTGGTTATGAAGCTGCACGAAAAGGAATAGCGACATCACTTGAAAAATTAGGAATGGATTATATTGATTTATATCTTTTGCATCAACCTTATGGTGATGTATTAGGTGCTTGGAAGGCCTTGGAAGAAGCCAAAGCCAAAGGGCTTCTAAAATCCATTGGTATCAGTAATATGACACCTAGATTCTATAAAGAATTTGTTCCTCAATTTACCAATAAGCCAGCTGTTAACCAAGTAGAGTGTAACCCCTATTTTCAACAAAAAGCCCTTCGGGAAGTAATGGCTGCAGATGATGTTAAAATTGAATGTTGGGCACCGCTAGGGCAAGGAAATCCTGAACTATTTAAAGAACCTGTATTGGTTGACTTAGCAAGTAAGTACAAAAAAGATGTTGGACAAATCATTCTTGCTTTTGAAGTACAAGAAGGCTTCATTGTTTTACCAAAATCAGTAACGCCATCTCGTATCGCAAGTAACCTTGATATTGATGATATCAAACTCACTGAAGAGGAAATGGAAGCTATCCGTGCTTTAGATAAAGGTAAGGGGAAACATGATCCTGATGCTCCCGGTGTTGGAGAATACCTCTTAGAACATTATAAAATTCATGATTAA
- a CDS encoding MurR/RpiR family transcriptional regulator: MLEDIQLLAQQKQSSKAAIAETILEHLNSIEQLSLEDLARLSFTSKSSVVRFAQSLGFKGWVDFLPALLSERIYADAHYSNIDHSLPFNQDDSIKAIIQKIATIEKESIQDTADQLSQEELEKASQQLAKAKRIVVFGLSPNDYLAHLFKRKMLTLGKNIEIAHSSEFGLTAASLSQDDVAILISYSGISEKNDTLRHLPLLEKNKVFRIGLSSQNGHYLKEHSNAFFQICTREDKHKKIGNFSTEESILFILNTLYAVYFKADYMKNYIRKLNLSQALENDR, encoded by the coding sequence ATGTTAGAGGATATTCAGTTACTAGCCCAACAAAAACAGTCTTCAAAAGCTGCCATAGCAGAAACGATTTTGGAGCATCTTAACAGTATTGAACAATTATCTTTAGAAGACCTTGCTCGCTTAAGTTTCACATCGAAATCAAGCGTCGTTCGTTTTGCACAATCCCTAGGTTTCAAAGGATGGGTAGATTTTCTACCAGCTTTGCTATCAGAACGTATCTACGCTGATGCCCACTACTCAAATATTGACCATAGTCTCCCCTTTAATCAGGATGATTCTATAAAGGCTATTATCCAAAAAATCGCAACCATTGAGAAAGAAAGCATACAAGATACAGCCGATCAACTCTCCCAAGAAGAATTGGAAAAAGCAAGCCAACAATTAGCTAAAGCTAAGCGAATTGTGGTTTTCGGCCTTAGCCCAAATGACTACTTAGCCCATCTCTTTAAACGTAAAATGCTGACTTTAGGGAAAAATATTGAGATTGCTCATTCAAGTGAATTTGGTTTAACAGCTGCTTCTTTATCCCAAGATGATGTTGCTATCTTGATTTCTTATTCAGGTATTTCTGAAAAAAACGACACCTTACGCCACCTTCCCCTTTTGGAAAAAAATAAGGTTTTTCGCATTGGTCTCTCTAGTCAAAATGGCCACTATCTCAAAGAACATTCCAATGCTTTTTTCCAAATTTGTACCCGTGAAGATAAGCATAAAAAAATTGGCAATTTTTCAACAGAAGAATCTATTTTATTTATTCTCAACACCTTATATGCTGTTTATTTCAAAGCTGATTATATGAAAAATTATATTCGAAAATTAAATCTTTCACAGGCATTGGAAAACGACAGATAA
- a CDS encoding 6-phospho-beta-glucosidase: MLPKNFLWGGAVAANQAEGGILEDGRGLSNIDLLPLGPDRMAIAKGQLTNLERRKDYYYPSEEAIDMYHHYLEDIDLLARMGIKVFRLSLSWTRIFPNGDDEFPNEAGLQFYEKILKTLQEKGIEPLVTLAHFDVPVALIKKYGAWRDRRMVDAYARYAETVMTRYKGLVKYWLTINEINILLHQPFIGGGLILTDEDKQAQVIYQAAHHQLLASAMATKIAHEIDPENLVGCMLAGGSHYPYTCRPEDYLEAIHRDNGEYFFIDVQARGYYPSYALKKFERENIHLEFGESDKELLRCHPVDFVSFSYYCSRTVTAFEDDYKETTGNLFKSVKNPHLSSTQWGWQIDALGLRSSLNMLYNRYQKPLFIVENGLGAIDSPDEEGYVKDDYRISYIREHIKAFKDAVTIDGVDLMGYTTWGILDLVAASTGQMSKRYGFIYVDKNDDGSGTLKRVPKKSYSWYQKVIASNGENLE; this comes from the coding sequence ATGTTACCAAAAAACTTTTTATGGGGTGGAGCTGTTGCTGCCAACCAAGCTGAAGGTGGTATTTTAGAAGATGGTAGAGGTCTTAGTAATATCGATTTGTTGCCACTTGGTCCAGATAGAATGGCCATTGCTAAGGGGCAGCTAACTAACCTTGAGCGAAGAAAAGACTATTATTACCCCTCTGAAGAAGCTATTGATATGTATCACCATTACTTAGAAGATATTGATCTTCTAGCTAGAATGGGTATTAAGGTGTTTCGTTTATCTTTATCTTGGACGCGTATTTTCCCAAATGGGGATGACGAGTTTCCTAATGAAGCGGGTCTGCAATTCTACGAAAAAATATTAAAGACCTTGCAGGAAAAAGGGATTGAACCTTTAGTCACTCTTGCCCATTTTGATGTTCCTGTAGCCTTGATCAAAAAATATGGGGCTTGGCGTGACCGGCGTATGGTTGATGCTTATGCCAGATATGCAGAAACAGTCATGACACGTTACAAGGGATTGGTCAAGTACTGGTTAACCATTAATGAAATTAACATTCTCTTACACCAACCTTTTATTGGAGGAGGGTTAATTCTGACTGATGAGGATAAGCAAGCGCAGGTTATTTACCAAGCAGCCCATCATCAGTTGTTGGCGTCAGCCATGGCGACTAAGATTGCCCACGAGATTGACCCCGAGAATCTGGTAGGTTGTATGTTAGCGGGCGGAAGCCATTACCCCTATACTTGTCGACCAGAGGACTATTTGGAAGCTATCCATCGAGACAACGGGGAGTATTTCTTTATTGATGTGCAAGCCAGGGGCTATTACCCAAGTTATGCCCTTAAAAAGTTTGAAAGGGAAAATATTCATTTGGAATTCGGCGAGAGCGACAAAGAATTATTAAGATGTCATCCAGTTGACTTCGTCTCTTTTTCTTATTATTGTTCACGAACGGTGACAGCTTTTGAGGACGATTATAAGGAGACAACTGGTAATCTCTTTAAATCAGTCAAGAACCCTCATCTGTCCTCGACGCAATGGGGTTGGCAGATTGATGCATTAGGATTACGTTCGTCGCTTAATATGCTCTATAATCGCTATCAAAAACCACTTTTTATTGTTGAAAATGGTTTGGGGGCTATTGATAGCCCAGATGAAGAAGGTTATGTTAAAGATGACTACCGTATCTCATATATTAGAGAGCATATTAAGGCATTTAAGGATGCGGTGACTATTGATGGGGTTGATCTGATGGGTTACACTACCTGGGGGATTTTAGATTTAGTGGCTGCTTCAACAGGACAAATGAGTAAACGTTACGGTTTTATTTATGTGGATAAAAATGATGATGGAAGTGGAACTTTAAAAAGAGTTCCCAAAAAATCCTATTCTTGGTACCAAAAAGTCATTGCCTCAAATGGAGAAAATTTAGAATGA
- a CDS encoding cupin domain-containing protein, producing MTFDYKDHGKEKYIVNIEDYTKENENYRTTIWTGEKLQVTLMSIQPGDDIGLEVHKGIDQFLRIEEGKGLCQMGDAEDNLSFEQEVTDDDVILVPANTWHNVTNTGNQPLKIYSIYAGPDHVPGTIHKTHEDAENDPNEH from the coding sequence ATGACATTCGATTATAAGGATCATGGTAAAGAAAAGTATATCGTCAATATCGAGGATTATACTAAAGAAAACGAAAACTATCGTACTACAATTTGGACAGGTGAAAAGCTCCAAGTGACTTTAATGTCTATCCAACCAGGTGATGACATTGGTTTGGAAGTGCATAAAGGGATTGACCAATTCCTTCGTATCGAAGAAGGAAAAGGCTTATGTCAAATGGGAGATGCCGAAGACAATCTAAGTTTTGAACAAGAAGTGACTGATGACGATGTGATTTTGGTCCCGGCAAATACATGGCATAATGTGACCAATACAGGAAATCAACCCCTTAAGATTTACTCAATCTATGCTGGTCCAGATCACGTTCCTGGAACCATTCATAAAACACATGAAGATGCAGAGAACGATCCAAATGAGCATTAA
- a CDS encoding NADPH-dependent FMN reductase, with the protein MKLVAILGTNSERSTNRKLLQFMQKHFADQATIELLEIKDLPAFNEPESKEAPSAVQSFSQKIADADGVIIATPEYNHTIPAPLSSALEWIAYTSRVLINKPTMIVGASLGSLGSSRAQGHLRQILNAPELKARTMAGSEFLLGQSEQAFNAENDLVFEDKVTELEDYFAEFLEFLNITNTIVKQSDTDRKRRFAWEENQ; encoded by the coding sequence ATGAAATTAGTAGCTATACTAGGTACCAATTCAGAACGGTCAACGAATCGCAAACTGTTACAGTTTATGCAAAAGCACTTTGCTGATCAGGCGACGATTGAATTGTTAGAAATTAAAGACTTACCGGCCTTTAATGAACCAGAATCTAAAGAAGCTCCAAGTGCTGTTCAGAGCTTTTCTCAAAAAATAGCTGACGCTGATGGTGTCATCATTGCCACGCCTGAGTATAATCATACGATTCCGGCACCTCTTTCTAGTGCGCTAGAGTGGATTGCTTATACTAGTCGTGTTCTCATTAATAAACCAACCATGATTGTAGGAGCATCCTTAGGTTCTTTGGGTTCTTCTAGGGCTCAAGGGCATTTACGTCAGATTTTAAATGCTCCTGAATTAAAGGCAAGAACAATGGCTGGAAGTGAATTTTTACTTGGGCAATCCGAACAAGCCTTTAACGCTGAAAATGACTTGGTATTTGAAGATAAGGTAACAGAACTGGAAGATTATTTTGCAGAATTTTTAGAATTTCTAAATATCACAAATACAATTGTTAAACAGTCGGATACAGATCGAAAACGTCGTTTCGCTTGGGAAGAAAACCAATAA